The Juglans regia cultivar Chandler chromosome 2, Walnut 2.0, whole genome shotgun sequence genome includes a window with the following:
- the LOC108984441 gene encoding protein IQ-DOMAIN 14, giving the protein MGKAAQWFRGFLGLKKQDPTSSTSTAPKPSKEKRRWSFVKSYREKDQRHYATKHGYETTTPAPAPAPVPVPVPVPAATTTMTRKSYKQMAVHLEEGVVDPSKHAIAVAAATAAVAEAAQAAAQAAAAVVRLTSSGRCASNTAAYASGSLVGAREELAAVKIQAAFRGCLARRALRALKGLVKLQALVRGHIERKRTAEWLQRMQALLRAQARACAGRAQISESSHSSSKSSHQNAGPATPEKFEHVIRHKSSKHDQSPILKRNGSRPNGQLLGDQDKAHLGWNRSDSRREERSWDQRGCSIRTGTLDDEKSDKILEIDTGKSHFTTKHKNLFHSSHHVLVSDQHSHSFTTSKDSTAHQTVPSPSSFEVQSLSPLKFSQEAEDCSFHTADNSPQVFSASSRGGGSKRSPFTPTKSDGSRSYLSGYSDHPNYMAYTESSRAKLRSLSAPKQRPHYERSSSTKRYSVHGFGESRLSAPKVSNLHADFASKAYPGSGRLDKLGMPVGYRY; this is encoded by the exons ATGGGCAAAGCAGCACAGTGGTTCCGTGGCTTCCTCGGCCTGAAGAAGCAGGACCCAACCTCTTCAACTTCCACAGCTCCAAAACCTTCCAAAGAAAAACGAAGATGGAGCTTCGTAAAGTCATACAGAGAGAAAGACCAGCGGCACTACGCCACCAAACACGGCTACGAGACGACGACACCAGCACCAGCACCAGCACCAGTACCAGTACCAGTACCAGTaccagcagcaacaacaacaatgaCAAGAAAGTCGTACAAGCAGATGGCGGTTCACCTCGAAGAAGGCGTGGTGGATCCCAGCAAGCACGCAATCGCGGTGGCGGCCGCGACGGCTGCTGTAGCGGAGGCTGCTCAGGCGGCAGCGCAGGCGGCGGCCGCGGTGGTCAGGCTAACAAGCAGCGGGCGGTGCGCCAGCAACACCGCAGCGTACGCTAGTGGGAGCCTTGTTGGGGCTCGTGAAGAGTTGGCCGCTGTAAAAATTCAGGCCGCTTTTCGAGGCTGTTTG GCACGGAGGGCACTGCGAGCATTGAAAGGATTGGTGAAGCTTCAGGCGCTGGTAAGAGGTCACATTGAGAGGAAGCGGACAGCGGAGTGGTTACAGAGGATGCAAGCATTGTTGCGAGCGCAGGCACGAGCATGTGCTGGGCGGGCCCAAATTTCAGAGTCTTCGCATTCAAGCAGCAAATCTTCTCACCAAAATGCC GGTCCAGCAACTCCTGAAAAGTTTGAGCATGTGATCAGACACAAGAGTTCAAAGCACGATCAGTCACCAATTCTCAAA AGAAATGGCTCAAGACCAAACGGACAACTTCTTGGCGATCAAGACAAAGCTCACTTAGGTTGGAATAGATCTGATAGTCGAAGGGAGGAACGATCATGGGATCAACGGGGGTGTTCAATAAGGACTGGCACCTTGGATGATGAAAAGAGCGATAAGATCCTTGAAATCGATACCGGAAAATCTCACTTCACAACTAAACACAAAAACCTCTTCCACTCTTCTCATCATGTTCTCGTCTCTGATCAACATAGCCATAGCTTTACCACTTCAAAGGACTCAACCGCCCATCAAACTGTTCCAAGTCCATCTTCTTTTGAAGTCCAATCTTTGAGCCCGTTGAAATTCTCTCAGGAAGCTGAAGATTGCTCTTTCCACACTGCTGATAATAGCCCTCAAGTGTTTTCTGCATCATCTAGAGGTGGTGGTTCAAAAAGAAGCCCCTTCACGCCCACAAAGAGCGATGGCTCAAGAAGCTACTTAAGTGGTTACTCTGACCACCCAAACTACATGGCTTATACCGAATCTTCAAGGGCCAAGCTGAGATCTCTCAGTGCTCCTAAACAAAGGCCGCACTATGAGAGGTCTAGTTCTACAAAAAGATATTCTGTTCATGGCTTTGGTGAATCAAGATTGAGTGCACCAAAGGTTTCTAATTTGCACGCAGACTTTGCAAGTAAAGCTTACCCAGGATCTGGTCGCTTGGACAAGCTTGGGATGCCAGTGGGCTACAGATACTAA